The Nycticebus coucang isolate mNycCou1 chromosome 5, mNycCou1.pri, whole genome shotgun sequence genome window below encodes:
- the SF3B4 gene encoding splicing factor 3B subunit 4 isoform X2, whose protein sequence is MAAGPISERNQDATVYVGGLDEKVSEPLLWELFLQAGPVVNTHMPKDRVTGQHQGYGFVEFLSEEDADYAIKIMNMIKLYGKPIRVNKASAHNKNLDVGANIFIGNLDPEIDEKLLYDTFSAFGVILQTPKIMRDPDTGNSKGYAFINFASFDASDAAIEAMNGQYLCNRPITVSYAFKKDSKGERHGSAAERLLAAQNPLSQADRPHQLFADAPPPPSAPNPVVSSLGSGLPPPGMPPPGSFPPPVPPPGALPPGIPPAMPPPPMPPGAGGHGPPSAGTPGAGHPGHGHSHPHPFPPGMSQMQLAHHGPHGLGHPHAGPPGSGGQPPPRPPPGMPHPGPPPMGMPPRGPPFGSPMGHPGPMPPHGMRGPPPLMPPHGYTGPPRPPPYGYQRGPLPPPRPTPRPPVPPRGPLRGPLPQ, encoded by the exons ATGGCTGCCGGGCCGATCTCGGAGCGGAACCAGG ATGCCACCGTATACGTGGGGGGTCTGGATGAGAAGGTTAGCGAACCACTGCTGTGGGAACTGTTTCTCCAGGCAGGACCAGTAGTCAACACCCACATGCCAAAGGATAGAGTCACAGGCCAGCACCAAG GATATGGGTTTGTGGAATTCTTGAGTGAGGAGGATGCTGACTATGCCATTAAGATCATGAACATGATCAAACTCTATGGGAAACCAATACGTGTGAACAAGGCATCAGCTCACAACAAAAACCTGGATGTAGGGGCCAACATTTTCATTGGGAACCTGGACCCAGAGATTGATGAGAAGCTGCTTTATGATACTTTCAGCGCCTTTGGAGTCATCTTGCAAACCCCCAAGATTATGCGGGACCCTGACACAGGCAACTCCAAAGGTTATGCTTTTATTAATTTTGCTTCGTTTGATGCTTCGGATGCAGCAATTGAGGCTATGAATGGGCAGTACCTTTGTAACCGCCCTATCACTGTATCTTATGCCTTCAAGAAGGACTCTAAGGGGGAGCGCCATGGCTCAGCAGCTGAACGACTTCTGGCAGCTCAGAACCCACTCTCCCAGGCTGACCGCCCCCATCAGCTGTTTGCAGATGCCCCTCCTCCACCTTCTGCCCCCAATCCTGTGGTATCATCATTGGGATCTGGGCTTCCACCGCCAG GCATGCCTCCTCCTGGCTCCTTCCCACCCCCAGTGCCACCTCCTGGAGCCCTCCCACCTGGGATACCCCCAGCCATGCCTCCGCCACCTATGCCTCCTGGGGCTGGAGGACATGGCCCCCCATCAGCAGGAACCCCAGGAGCAGGACATCCTGGCCATGGACACTCACATCCTCACCCATTTCCTCCAG gGATGTCTCAGATGCAACTGGCACACCATGGCCCTCATGGCTTAGGACACCCCCACGCCGGGCCCCCAGGCTCTGGGGGACAGCCACCACCTCGACCACCACCTGGAATGCCTCATCCTGGACCTCCTCCAATGGGCATGCCCCCCCGAGGGCCTCCATTTGGGTCTCCCATGG GTCACCCAGGTCCTATGCCCCCACATGGTATGCGTGGACCTCCTCCACTGATGCCACCTCATGGATACACTGGCCCTCCACGCCCCCCACCCTATGGCTACCAGAGGGGacctctccctccacccagacCAACTCCCCGGCCTCCAGTTCCCCCTCGTGGCCCGCTCCGGGGCCCTCTCCCTCAGTAA
- the SF3B4 gene encoding splicing factor 3B subunit 4 isoform X1 gives MAAGPISERNQDATVYVGGLDEKVSEPLLWELFLQAGPVVNTHMPKDRVTGQHQGYGFVEFLSEEDADYAIKIMNMIKLYGKPIRVNKASAHNKNLDVGANIFIGNLDPEIDEKLLYDTFSAFGVILQTPKIMRDPDTGNSKGYAFINFASFDASDAAIEAMNGQYLCNRPITVSYAFKKDSKGERHGSAAERLLAAQNPLSQADRPHQLFADAPPPPSAPNPVVSSLGSGLPPPGMPPPGSFPPPVPPPGALPPGIPPAMPPPPMPPGAGGHGPPSAGTPGAGHPGHGHSHPHPFPPGGMPHPGMSQMQLAHHGPHGLGHPHAGPPGSGGQPPPRPPPGMPHPGPPPMGMPPRGPPFGSPMGHPGPMPPHGMRGPPPLMPPHGYTGPPRPPPYGYQRGPLPPPRPTPRPPVPPRGPLRGPLPQ, from the exons ATGGCTGCCGGGCCGATCTCGGAGCGGAACCAGG ATGCCACCGTATACGTGGGGGGTCTGGATGAGAAGGTTAGCGAACCACTGCTGTGGGAACTGTTTCTCCAGGCAGGACCAGTAGTCAACACCCACATGCCAAAGGATAGAGTCACAGGCCAGCACCAAG GATATGGGTTTGTGGAATTCTTGAGTGAGGAGGATGCTGACTATGCCATTAAGATCATGAACATGATCAAACTCTATGGGAAACCAATACGTGTGAACAAGGCATCAGCTCACAACAAAAACCTGGATGTAGGGGCCAACATTTTCATTGGGAACCTGGACCCAGAGATTGATGAGAAGCTGCTTTATGATACTTTCAGCGCCTTTGGAGTCATCTTGCAAACCCCCAAGATTATGCGGGACCCTGACACAGGCAACTCCAAAGGTTATGCTTTTATTAATTTTGCTTCGTTTGATGCTTCGGATGCAGCAATTGAGGCTATGAATGGGCAGTACCTTTGTAACCGCCCTATCACTGTATCTTATGCCTTCAAGAAGGACTCTAAGGGGGAGCGCCATGGCTCAGCAGCTGAACGACTTCTGGCAGCTCAGAACCCACTCTCCCAGGCTGACCGCCCCCATCAGCTGTTTGCAGATGCCCCTCCTCCACCTTCTGCCCCCAATCCTGTGGTATCATCATTGGGATCTGGGCTTCCACCGCCAG GCATGCCTCCTCCTGGCTCCTTCCCACCCCCAGTGCCACCTCCTGGAGCCCTCCCACCTGGGATACCCCCAGCCATGCCTCCGCCACCTATGCCTCCTGGGGCTGGAGGACATGGCCCCCCATCAGCAGGAACCCCAGGAGCAGGACATCCTGGCCATGGACACTCACATCCTCACCCATTTCCTCCAGGTGGGATGCCCCATCCAG gGATGTCTCAGATGCAACTGGCACACCATGGCCCTCATGGCTTAGGACACCCCCACGCCGGGCCCCCAGGCTCTGGGGGACAGCCACCACCTCGACCACCACCTGGAATGCCTCATCCTGGACCTCCTCCAATGGGCATGCCCCCCCGAGGGCCTCCATTTGGGTCTCCCATGG GTCACCCAGGTCCTATGCCCCCACATGGTATGCGTGGACCTCCTCCACTGATGCCACCTCATGGATACACTGGCCCTCCACGCCCCCCACCCTATGGCTACCAGAGGGGacctctccctccacccagacCAACTCCCCGGCCTCCAGTTCCCCCTCGTGGCCCGCTCCGGGGCCCTCTCCCTCAGTAA